Proteins encoded within one genomic window of Paramisgurnus dabryanus chromosome 13, PD_genome_1.1, whole genome shotgun sequence:
- the vamp1b gene encoding vesicle-associated membrane protein 3, translating into MSAANNANPAGGPGGDGAPAGPPAPPPNTTSNRRLQQTQAQVDEVVDIMRVNVDKVLERDQKLSELDDRADALQAGASQFESCAAKLKNKYWWKNCKMMIIMGVIGVLFIGIIFLYFFS; encoded by the exons AT GTCTGCTGCTAATAATGCTAATCCAGCCGGTGGCCCTGGAGGAGATGGGGCACCAGCGGGTCCTCCTGCTCCCCCTCCAAACACCACCAGCAACCGCCGACTACAGCAGACACAAGCACAAGTGGATGAG GTGGTGGACATCATGCGTGTAAATGTGGATAAAGTTCTGGAGAGAGATCAAAAGCTTTCAGAACTGGACGACCGGGCGGATGCTCTGCAGGCCGGGGCTTCTCAGTTCGAAAGCTGTGCTGCTAAACTGAAGAACAAATACTGGTGGAAAAACTGCAAG ATGATGATCATAATGGGTGTGATTGGAGTCCTCTTCATTGGAATCATTTTCT TGTATTTCTTCTCCTGA
- the psmd4b gene encoding 26S proteasome non-ATPase regulatory subunit 4b — translation MVLESTMVCVDNSEYMRNGDFLPTRLQAQQDAVNIICHSKTRSNPENNVGLITMANNCEVLTTLTPDTGRILSKLHAVQPKGVICFCTGIRVAHLALKHRQGKNHKMRIIAFVGSPVEDQDKDLVKMAKRLKKEKVNVDIINFGEEEVNTDKLTLFVNTLNGKEGTGSHLVTVPPGPSLADALMSSPIMAGEGGAIIGLGPSDFEFGVDPSADPELALALRVSMEEQRQRQEEEARRVAVASAAEAGVSSPTADESESALLKMSTAPALPDFSRMTEDEQIAYALQMSMQGGEFGSSEVMDVDAGAAADTETAKEEEDYDVMQDPEFLQSVLENLPGVDPSNEAIRNAMGSLASQSKSKPPEGKKDDEKK, via the exons ATGGTGCTTGAAAGTACTATGGTCTG tgtGGACAACAGTGAATACATGCGCAATGGAGACTTCTTACCCACCAGACTTCAGGCCCAACAAGATGCTGTCAACATTATCTGCCACTCAAAAACTCGCAGTAACCCAGAAAACAACGTGGGACTCATCACTATGGCCAA taACTGTGAGGTCCTGACCACCCTGACCCCTGACACTGGGAGGATTCTGTCAAAACTTCATGCTGTTCAGCCCAAAGGAGTTATTTGCTTCTGTACTGGCATCAGAGTTGCACAT CTGGCATTAAAACACAGACAAGGAAAGAACCATAAGATGAGGATCATTGCCTTTGTTGGAAGCCCTGTTGAAGACCAGGATAAAGAC TTGGTGAAGATGGCAAAGCGTCTGAAGAAAGAGAAAGTAAACGTAGACATCATTAACTTTGGGGAGGAG GAGGTGAACACGGATAAGCTGACTTTGTTTGTAAACACCCTAAATGGAAAGGAAGGGACAGGCTCTCACTTGGTAACTGTGCCACCGGGCCCGAGCCTGGCAGATGCTCTTATGTCTTCTCCCATCATGGCTGGTGAGGGTGGTGCCATTATAGGCTTGGGTCCTAGTGACTTTGAGTTTGGAGTGGATCCCAGTGCTGACCCTGAGCTTGCGCTG GCTCTCCGCGTCTCGATGGAGGAACAGAGACAGCGGCAGGAGGAGGAGGCACGCAGGGTAGCCGTGGCCTCTGCTGCGGAGGCAGGAGTCTCATCACCTACTGCAGATG AGTCTGAAAGTGCTCTGCTGAAGATGTCTACAGCTCCTGCCCTTCCTGATTTCAGCCGCATGACGGAGGATGAGCAGATCGCATATGCTCTACAAATGTCCATGCAAGGAGGAG AGTTTGGATCTTCAGAGGTCATGGATGTGGACGCGGGTGCAGCTGCAGACACTGAGACTGCTAAG GAGGAAGAGGATTATGACGTGATGCAGGATCCAGAGTTTTTGCAGAGTGTGCTGGAGAATCTTCCAGGAGTCGATCCCAGCAACGAGGCCATCCGGAATGCCATGGGCTCCCTCGCATCCCAGAGTAAATCCAAACCACCTGAGGGAAAGAAAGATGATGAGAAGAAATAA